The Xylocopa sonorina isolate GNS202 chromosome 10, iyXylSono1_principal, whole genome shotgun sequence genome contains the following window.
CATTCTCGCGTTCATCGTACTCCTCGCTATTTCTTCGTAAGAAAATAGTTCACAGCTGATCGACGGAGATGTCCTCTGACATCGAGGAAGAATGCTACGTGGAACGTCCGGTCTCGTAGGAGATCAGTGAAACGTTTGCTGGAACCCGTCAGATTGAAACGAGCGTCAATTGTCCAACAGTTTTAATACAACTCTGCCGGCGGCGAAGATTGGATTGTCCTAGAGACATCGAAACGTTGGGACCTTACGTTGGGGCCCTATGGATCCGTGGAATGTTTCACGCTGACGAATTCGAGCGAGTTAACGGACAAATATAGGAATGTAGTTTCTCTACAACGTCGGAGAGAGATCGAGCTTTAAAAAAATACGGGTACGTCCACGTGGGAAATCGTCCATGACCATCGAGCCGTTCTCGAAGGATCCTGACCGCCAGCCACGGTACCGTGGTCTGGTGTGCAGGCTGAACGAGAATGGCGCGCCAGTCGTGGACCATTTGCCGCGTGTACGTAAGTAGCATGGTCTCTGAACTAGCTCTGAACAGGAGCTCTGCCCTCCTGGAGCGTGAAAGGTCGTTATTGTCGCCAGTGACCGCGTTAATTCCGTCGCACACGTAATCGATTGAGAATAATCCGAGACAAAACGGTAAGTCGGTCACTTCCGCCTTTCTCTGGGTCGTGCAGACGCGGAGAAAATGGGCTTGGTTGGAGGTGGTGGTTGTTGGGTCGTGGAACGGGAGGAGGCGTGGGTGGGAACTGGCTGAGATCGAGGGAGATGGAAGGTGGCAGGCAACGTTGATAACGCGGCAGAGACGAAAGCATGTTAATCGTTAATCGTTCGATCGAGTCGAAATTTAAATATAACCAGGGGCGTCCCTTGGATCTCTTACGTAGTGGCCGCGCGGGCGTCGACCGCGCGGCAGGCATGTTTATCATCAACGTATGTACGTATGGCACTGTAGGAAGTCCCAAAAAACGACTAGATCGTCTAACGTTCCgataagaaaatatatatatatgtatgttacgtatatatatatatatatattatacttgTTGGAGCCAACCGTGCTACGAATAATAAGTACAAGTAGTGTatatacgtagtaatctgcttCTCTCGCATGCGGAGGTAGTGTTTAATCGAAATTCGATCGGCTAGCGATCTCTCTTACTCCCTGTGCACCCTCGTCCTATCCCGTTTGGGCGCGCTCCCACCCCTTTCTGCTTCTCCCAATCTCGATCGCTCGTGCACATGCTATGTCAGTAATTGTGTAAGGTAACGTTAGGTGTTATGCGATTAGTGTTACTTAAATCTCAGCATGCAATGCACGGATAAATTTCTGTGTTACGTAGCCTAAGGACCTATGAATAAATCGTCAGGACGGCGCGCGCTCGCCAATTATCTCCCTGTTCGTCCTGACGACAAGTACAATTACAATGGACCATCGGTTCCAGAAGGATCGTACGATCGACCGGGTAATCGACGCGTCGTCGCTACTTGGAACACCTCTCGGCTTATGGTTCCTCGACGAACGACGCGTCACGAGCCAAGCCGCTCAAATTAATCGTATTTACCCGCGAGTTACCCTCGCGAGTACCGCGAGCGTCTAATCGTGGCCCTCTTGCTGGCTACGTAGCCGTGCACAGAGACACGCTAAACCTGTTCCTAGCTACTACTGCGCTCGCGCAACTTATCTTGCTAACCCTACTCGAACCACCCCTATCCGTTACTGTCGCGCGTCTCGTTGATCACAAGCTGGCGACTCGGTCCCTCTGTTCACGAAATTCGCCACGAATCCGGAACGATGCTCGTGAAAAAAGAGGCGAACACCTGCGAAGTATCAAACTAACGACACGATCCGGTCTCTGTTCGTTTTCTCGTTCGTCGCAAGGTAGATCTCGAGACGTGTACCGCGTCCAGAGTTAGAGGATCCACGAGGACGCGAAGCCAATGAGACACGTTGCTCTTGGCTCCGGCAACGAAGTACAACGCGCTCTATGACAGTCGGGAAACGTCGTTTCCCTAGTCGGCAATGGGGATTTAAAGGCCACCGCGTCGTATCGCGTACGATCGCGAAACGTAAAGTAGGGGATGCGTGAAAAGAAAGTGGTAATGTAGGGATCAGGGACGACTAACGACGGGTTTCGCGCGGGGGTTGAGGGGGGTGAACAACGCGCTTCCATTGTTGAACTCCGTAATCGGCGACATCCGATCCGAGTGACAATCGTTGGCGATCACGCGTGATCCCGAATCTCGGACCGGCTACTAATGAAGCCCCATCCGGGCAGCCAGCCTCGGAATACCCGAACATCGAAATCTCCACGTAGTGCTTGCTAATTTAAACGCCGGTGTGGTTGAATATGTAGGAAACGTTGCTCTCCTGGTGGACAGGTGGCCCGTGGAAGGTCCGTCTGGTGGAcgagttgttgttgttgttgttcacGTAGTAGGAGGACTTCCTCATGCTGGTGGACGAGGACATCATGGCCACCGTCTCGTAGTACCTGATCTTCCCGCAGCAGCGTCCGCTCTTCAGAATGGCGACGAAGCCGCGGCGGTATTTCTTGTTGAAGAACGCGTAGAGAATCGGATTGATGCAGGAGTTGCTCGCGCCCAGCCATTGAGCGATCGGCGTCGCTATCGGCAGGATCTCGTCCTCTCTCTCGGCTACGTCGCCGCCAAGCTTGATCACCGTGAAGATCACGTACAACGGCAGCCACGAGAGCACGAACAGTATCACGACGACGACCAGCATCTTGACGACCTTCACCTTCGACTTCTGCTGTATCCTCTCCATCTGGGCGTCCTTCGTGTCGGAGGGTATATGGCGGCGCCACACCTTGATCCAGATCAGAATGTAGCAGAGGGAGATCAGGATCGTGGGGAGTACGTAGCAGAGCGTCAGATTGCCGATCAGGAAGAACAGGGTGCCGTCCTCTGGGCGCGGCCACATCTCCAGGCAGAGCCTCAGGTCTGGGTCGTCGTCGTAAATGGCGACCAGATCGAAGAACAACAGCCACGGGGAGGTGGTCGTCAGAGCGATGAACCAAATTACGATTATCATCATACGGGCACGCCTCTTCGTTATTTGGCATTTCAATGGCCACCAGATCGCTAGAAACCTGTGGATACATAAATTGGTATTAGTACCGTTTATGGTGACGTTTCAAGGATCCTCGTACGCTGCTGATTCTTTTTTATTGGGTACACGTACGATACGCGAGTACGTTTCTTTGAAACGTTACGATAGAACGCTACGATCGCTAATTGCAAAACGTCTGGAATATGCATTTCTATCGTGTTTCATTAATGAATCACAAAAACTGTGTGGTATGCATGTAACTAGATATCGAGCGTGTTAGTCATGATTCATAAATCTGAAGTACATGCATAAAGACTTTTTATTCTTGCGTGTAACACAGCTTTATTTCTCAATCATTTACCGATATTGAAGTATATATCTGTACCTGACATGTGTAATTTCAGTTTCGCATAGTTCCGTTTCTTATTACGAGAGAATTAAGAATTGCGAATAAAACGAGTACCATTATCAATCGCCAATATTTATTGAACCGTCGTTAAAAAAAGAGAACGCTAAGAACTAGAATCCGTAATTACACAGTACCGTGCTCGCTGGCTGTAATCGGCGATTGACAGAATGcgataaacattaaataaatcTCCGCGGTGGTTGTATCGACTTGGTCGATACCGCGCGTTTTTCGTTTAGAGTTCGTTCCATCATTTAACCAAGGATTAAGAATTCCTGGAACGTTATTGAATCCAGTCACGGCAAATTGCATTCAattttttcctctctctttcaCCAAAGCGACCGTCTCCGTGTTTAATTCAATCTTGTTCGAAGCCACTTCTGctcgcaaaaaaaaagaaaagagaaggaCTCATCGTGCATTCGCACGAACGATTCCACGATTCGAACTGATTCACGGTGCAAGCATTCGAAAATTTATTTCATCGTTATTCGAATGTATCACGTTCTAATTGCGTTAACATCAGTGGATGCCTGTTTGTCGCACCTTACGATTGTACGCACCTAAACGATACTTTGTCATACGCGGATCACAGTAAACGAGAGGTAAAATAATGGAAATAAAGAGGCGAATCGTGGAGTTATTCGAATCGTCGAATTATCGTTCCAAAATAAAGAGTGATTACGATTTCTATGGCATTAAAGTGAAGAATGGTACCCAAATGGTCACCCTTAAATTGCAGATAACCGAATCACCCAACTGCACACGAAGAAAGCGAGGAAACAAACTCCCAGAAGTAGATATCACCAGACCAGGACTATTTCCAGATGCCTTAACGACGGTCGAGCTTAGCCGTGATCGTCACTGTTTATCAATCACGAACGAAAACGATTTTACGATCCTGTAACACGAAGCGTACGCCTACGCAGCGACGGATTCGTGCCGCACGAAACGTAACCGTAGATTTTTATGCCTCCGTTACGGAAATCTATATTCTATTCGCGATTTCGAAAGACACTCGGGCCGGTTACGCCTCGATGGCCACGAGTGCTGCGTAAGAATGGATATGTATAGCAAAGTGGCTTTTACGCGACGCAACGGCAATTCAACATTCCCGTATCGCGGTCTGCGAAACGAGTCTTGCCTCGATAAGGTGTCGTTCGCCAGGAATTTATTAAGCAACCACATTCGGACTTTCCTCGATCGAACTGGGAATTTCACCCCAGAACTCATTTCCATGCGCTTATATTCGATAGGCTGCATGCGATGTGTGACCGTTGCCATTCGCTGCAACCAATCCTATCGCTAACGAACAGTCGATCTGGAGTTTGTAAAAATTAGAATACTATATTTTTCCTACTTGATGCTTGTTTGGTCT
Protein-coding sequences here:
- the Sifr gene encoding SIFamide receptor, with the translated sequence MVETTSTQRFAIKLPMLQPPSPLLEMASLRLPDSEEFDVDTRRRSNNGNVPHTTVSAVPSATGTLLQMRNDLGDYLNNLIAEAITTSPRTSMEDHSGLLNASKTVNLSTAEQIPDRLYRHSMAMSAVYCVAYVLVFVVGLIGNSFVIAVVYRSPRMRTVTNFFIVNLAVADVLVIVFCLPATLMSNIFVPWFLGWFMCKAVAYIQGVSVAASVYSLVAVSLDRFLAIWWPLKCQITKRRARMMIIVIWFIALTTTSPWLLFFDLVAIYDDDPDLRLCLEMWPRPEDGTLFFLIGNLTLCYVLPTILISLCYILIWIKVWRRHIPSDTKDAQMERIQQKSKVKVVKMLVVVVILFVLSWLPLYVIFTVIKLGGDVAEREDEILPIATPIAQWLGASNSCINPILYAFFNKKYRRGFVAILKSGRCCGKIRYYETVAMMSSSTSMRKSSYYVNNNNNNSSTRRTFHGPPVHQESNVSYIFNHTGV